The Solanum pennellii chromosome 4, SPENNV200 genomic interval aaaaccACTGTCTTCAAGTGCTTGGCACCAATCAATACCTCTTCAACAGCTCCACGCATTTCATTCTCTCAGGAATCTCCTTTAAATTTGGACAGTCATCGATACAAAGACCTTTAATGAGAGGCATAGCATTTGTGCCTAAATGCCATGTTTCTAGGTCATAAAGCAtataaagatgaagaaattgTAGTTGACTGAAGCTGTCATCACTGCACATTATTTCTTTTCCTTGGTAAGCTTCTTCTTCTACTATGAGATTCCTTAGGTTTGGCAACATTCCCAAGATAGGCATCGGATCTTCTCTCAGTCTTGAGAAATAAAGGGCTACCATTGTGATGGAATTTGGAAACGGAGGCAGTTTCTCTATTTTCCCTCTTAAGAACAATTTTTGGAGCTTTTCACAACAATTAACAAATTCAAGCGATGGGAACGGAGATTCGTAAGTTCCATAGCACAATGTGAGAGTGCTAAGGTTTTTCAAGCTGCTAATGTTGTGTAGGGAGtaagatttttgaatttcaaacatGCTTAATTCTCGAAGATTGACTAATTTAACAGGGTCAACATCTTCCCACTGATCACAACAGATGCCATCAACAACTTGAAGACTGGTGAGTTTGCATATACCTAACAAAGGTTCTAGATACTGCACAACTAAATGTCTTAGATTTATTAGCTTAGTTATTTCACTGGGTAACTCGCATAAGCCTTCTGTCCTTACGACACGAAGTGTCTGTAACTTCTTGAGGTTGCCAATGGATGATGGAAGACGACGGATACCTTTCAACCTTAAGAACTTGAGGTGGTACAAACTTCCTATGGCATCAGGTATAACATTATCTTCTATAAAATCCAAGTACAACACATATATATGTCGGAACCCAACTATATGTCGGgacaaattacaaaaatctggATCGAAGAACATAATTGACCTCAACTTCAAGTTAGAAAGATTAAGTGAGAGGTACCTTTCTCCTCGACTATGAATGGCATGTCTGACACATGAAGAGGAAATGGAGTGGCCTTTTGGATCATAAATGTCAAAGAAGTTTACCTCCAATGCCTTTTGTATCGCAAGATCATGGAGTAAATCATGAACCCTACATTCAGTAACTTTTTCCCAAAATGTATTAGCCACTTGAACCAAGCTTCGTCTTATCAGCTCATTCAAGAAGCCTTCAGCAACATCCTCCATTCTTCCTTCTCGTCTGGGTATGAAACCCTCAGCCATCCACAACCATGTCATGTCATCAGCAGTTACCACTTGATCTTCTGGAAAAATACCAAAGTAGAGAAAACACTGCTTGAGCGCAGTTGACAAATCATTGAAGCTTAATGATAGTATGCAGGAGATTTCAATGGATTTATCTTCTTCAATGTTCTTCCAGAGGTGATCTTTCACCTTTTGCCATTTGTTTAGCCCCTTTTTATGCGAAAGTAGTCCGCTCAATACAACAATCGCAAGAGGTAAGCCTCTACACTTTTCCACCATATCCTTAGCTAGACCTTCCATTTCTGGAACCATTGCTCGAACATCAAGTAGTTTCCTGCAAAAGAGATCCCAACTTTCTTCTTGGCTTAGGAAACGAAGTTTATGAACAAAACCTCTGTCGTCTGCTCTTTAAGCGACATCCTCTTTGCGTGTTGTAATAATGACTCTGCTGCCATTCTTGCTATCTGGGAATGCTCTTTTCAAACTCTCCCATGCTTCTTTCTGCCATACATCATCAACCACCACAAGGAATTTGCGTTCTTTCAATAGATCACGAAGATAAATTTCTAGATCTCCTTCTGTCATCCTCTCCAACAAATCTAGAGTTCCCATGGTGCGACCTTGAATGGATTTTATGATAGTTTTAAGAAGATCCATTGTGTTGTACTCTTGAGAAACACATATCCAAGCGCGTGTAGGGAAGCTAGAGGCTATATTAGGACTGGTGTAAAGATTTTTCGCAAGAGTGGTCTTGCCTAAACCCCCCATTCCATAAATGGAGAGGACGGTTCGACTAGGCTCTGGTTTGAGAAGTTGAGCTAGCAATGTTTGTACAACATCCTGAAGTCCAACAAAAATGTAATCGTGGTCATCTACATATGAGGTAGTTCTCCTCAATGTTGTAACCTGATTACTTGTTCCTTCTCCAGCATTAGTAGTATTGATATTTGTAATACCATAAGTATCTCGCTTGCGAGAGATATCTATGATTCGCTGCTTGAGTGATTGAATCTCCTCTGCCACGTTGTAGAATTTCTTCTCCTTCCTACAGATGCAAGCGCAAGCCTTGAGACGACTAGGaaattcatcatcatcatcaccttTATCAGCCTCAAAGGTGTAAGTCTCGAGTATAGCAACAACATCATTAGCGATACCGTTGATTTCAAACACCCATTGTTGAACTCTATGATCACCACATTGCTTTAGTTCTGCATCTTTGAGGAAAGACTGTATGAAGAGTAGCTCATTTCTCAGCCACTCAATTTCCTTTCTCAGATTTTTACACAGCGAAACTTGTTGTATGAGGAAATCACCCAATTTTTGAACTGCAAATGACAGAAAGGCATCAGCCATCTTTAGGAATAACTAGTTttgattgaagaaaaaaaagaaagagaaggcTGTATATTGGAATACAAGTTGGAAAATGGGAGATAAGCAATATATAGACATAAAAGTAATGTGTTCAAAGGGTCCATTTATCACTTAGCATAccattattaaaaaagaaaagatgtaTTAAAGCTTTTTGAAATTCCCACTAAACGAaaggtgctttttttttttttaattaaagcatcttcaacaaccattacataaCTTAACTATCGAAAAACATATATAGAGAAAATCTTAAAAAGTTAAAGCAACTTCAACGATCATTGCACAACTTGTGGAAAAATATGTATGGAGaaaggattaaaaaaattaaagcatcTTCAACAATCATTACATAACttgtggaaaaaaaataatatataggtGGAATGACCTGGAATTCTTGTACTTGACTCCGTTTTGTAAATTGGACATCCCTGATACTTACGATTTTGCCAACTGAACTCTTAAACTTAGTGAAATAATGTTGATATAAAGAGTAGGAAAATTGAGAATTGGCATTGTCAGTTGAGAATATACAACAAGCTAAAGAAAATTATAGGCTTAAGTCATCGGCAGAAAAGCaagtttgtatttttaatttggtttatttgacaaaagataaaatttatgtcTTGTTGTTCGTATGAATTCATATACTTCTCCATGCATAttgattattaatatatttgcAATTACATATGAATGAAGCCACAAGGGAAATAAGAAATCGAAAAAAACGATCTTAAGAATACATAGATTCGTCAAATGAACTTTACTAATAGGTGATCAAATGATACTCAGAAGATTGAAATGCAGGTATGAGTGTGTAATAAACCAGATGTTaagtgtaacaaaaaaaaattaccaataaattttataagttaattattttagcCAAATGCCTTTTGTATCGCAAGATCATGGAGTAAATCATGAACTCTACATGAAGTAACTCTTTCCCAAAATGTATTAGCCACTTGAACCAAGCTTCGTCTAATCAGTTCGTTCAAGAAGCCTTCAGCAACATCCTCCATTCTTCCTTCTCCTCTGGGTATGAAACCCTCCGCCATCCACAACCGTTTTATGTTATCAGCCTTGACCACTTGATCTTCTGGAAAAATACCAAAGTAGAGAAAACACTGCTTGAGCGCAGTTGACAAATCATTGTAGCTTAATGATAGTATGCATGAAATTTCAATAGATTTATCTTCTCTAATGTTCTTCCAAAGGCGATCTTTCACCTTTTGCCTTGGCAACATTATATAATTTCTTCTCCTTCCTACATATGCAAGCGCAAGCCTTGAGACGACTAGCACATTTACCAGCCTGGAAGGTGTAAGTCTCTAGCATAGCAACAGCATCATTAGCAATAGAGTTGATCTCAAACACCCACCGTTGAACTCTTTGATCTCCACATTGCTTTAGTTCTGCATCTCTGTGGAAAGACTGCATGAAGAGAAGCTCGTTTCGCAGCCACTGTATTTCTTCTCTTAGACTTAAACGTAGGTTAATTTCCTGTATTAGGAAATCACCCAATTTTTGAACTGCAAATGACACAAAGGCATCAgccatattttttatattagttttatcCCACACTCTACTTTTTGTCTGTACTTTTGTCAAATCAATCAAATTACTGTAAAGGCTATTGATTCTAACAAGAATCCATGGCCAAAGTTCAGTTGGAGCTCAACAACATGCAGAGAGAATGCAGATCGATTGGAAGAGAGAAAAAATCTTCATTAAGCTTCAATGTCACACAATACATCACTTATATACAACTTACTAACTAACAACTTTGTAACTAACTTGTAACTAACTTGTAACAAACTTGTAACTAATTTTTCCTAACTTTAATCTAGTATGTAATCCTCACCATAATATACTATATACTTCAATATGCTTTCAATGTACATCAATACATTTGTTTAACTCTTTTACAATTACTAAAGTATATGTGACAAGGAAAAAAATACAATCTAGTTATCaagttgaaaaatatgaatttagaaTTCAGTAACTTAAAAAGACTAAAATCGCCGAGTGTTTAATTACAAGAGAGAAATGAAAACACGGAATTTTTAATAGGTTTTGTATTTTCCACTGTAATGGCATGTCTTCTTTCCctcttgtttttatttgttctcttTCAATATGggattctttttcctttttgtctAATCCGTTTTCAACCCGCTCATATTCAATCCAATCTGCCTCTTTTAGTCGGATACTTATGAAAGTTGCATGGTCTCCTCTGATGGATTCTTTTCCCTTGCTTCTTGACTTTCAAGCTTCGATGAGTTAGCGATGGCTTCTGATATAGCCTTTGGTAGCCAAAATCCAGGTCTTTCGATAGAGGCTGCACGATCAAGTACCAATGGTTCACGCAATGTGATCTGAATGCCATCATATGTCCACAAGGCTAAATCTGCTTCGCCTTTCAAACCTAGGGAGAACCATCCTAAGCCAGCAACTGCAACATCCATGCTCTTGACATCCCAGCTCGTTCCACGTGCTTTTACTTCCCTCTTTTGCCATTGTCCCAACTCAGAAACTCGCTCCATGGAAATGGGAGGCTGAAgatcaacaaataaaaacagAACAATTAGCATGGTTCTGTGTTCTTTCCGATTGTTTTCCTTTACACTTGAGAAAATTGAAACCATTCTAAGAGCCATCGATAAACCAGAACAATTAGGATTTGTTTACACATACAACACTATGACATCTGCTATCAGGCTAACATGGGACATGGATTTGTTTTTGCAACTACGGCTTCTCATTAGCAAATAATACACATTGATCTTCAACCAAAAACATACTGATACAGTTCGAATGGAATTGGCTATAAAGTAGGAAATAATATTGAATCAGAAATACTGCAAAGAATTGGAGTATTACCTGCAATCACACTCCAGCATGGTTGTTCTTGAGCTCATCGGCATTTTCTCTCTTCCCTAGATGAAGAGACGACACACTTGGTGATGCCCAGATAGTGACATAGACTGTTTCTACTGAGGCAAAAACTAGATCGAGTCTAACTAAGCCCCCAATATGTACAGTCTGCCCATGCTGCaagaaaattgtgaaaataCATTTTAGAGTCGAGAAGTACTTTTTGATCTCAGGCAAGAAATTGAGTTGCAGTCATGTATATCTTTTAACTgcaatataaaactaaaaaaaaaacagataaaGATGAGGGACGAATAAAAGGAGTTATCTGAATCCCAAACCATTTGATAAGGGGTCAATTTACAATGATTAAAGGTCATTTTGTCAAATTTCTCTCCATTTCGAAGTTCACAGCACCTCGCACTGGCTTCATCAATATGCATCACAGGATTCTTCAAAGTAAAGAAAAGTAAGCCTTcagttaagaggaaactaaaaaatacaaacaacTATCTTCAAACCAATTACGCTCACTCAAAAAGCTTAAAACAATAAGAAATCAAACACTAAGACCTTTAAGTGCTTGGCAGAAACGCCCCCATCAATACCTTTAAGATTATGAAGAGGCCGAAATAAGACATCATATACGCTTGGAAAGCTTCACCACGTATAGTTCCTCTTCAACAGCTCCACGTTTTTCATTCTCTCAGGAATCTCCTTTAAATTTGGACAGTCATGGATACGAAGACCTTTAATCAGAGGAATGGCACTTGTACCTAAATGCCATGTTTCTAGGTTCTCAAGATCATAAAGAATAAGGAACTCTAGTTGACTGAAGCTGTTATCACTGCACATTATTTCTTTTCCTTCATAAGCTCTAAACAAATCGAGATTCCTTAGGTTGGGCAACATTCCCAAAATAGGCATCGGATCTTCTTTCAGTACGGAGAACCTCAGAACCATCATGGTGATGGAACTTAGAAACAGATTAGGCAGTTTATCTATTCTCCCTTCTAACCACAATTTCTGGAGCTTTTGACAAGAATTAACAAATTCAAGAGATGGGAATGATTCATCATAATTTTTACACACCAATGTGAGAGTGCTAAGGTTTTTCAAGCTGCTAATGTTGTTTAGGGAGTAAGATCTCTTAATATAACCCATGCCTAATTCTCTAACATTGACTAAATCAACAGGGTCAACGTATTTCCATTGATCACAACCAACACCTTTAAGAACTTGAAGACTAGTAAGTTTGCTTATATGCACCAGAGGTTCTGAATACTGAGCAACTAAATGTCTTAAATTTATTAGGTCAGCTGTCTTGCGGGGTAGTTGGAAAGTGTAATCCACTTCATTGACAACAAGTGTCTGTAGATTCTTGAGGTTGCCAATGGAAGACGGAAGCTCATCGATACCTCTCAAGCTTAAGAACTTGAGGTGGTACAAACTCCCAATGGAATCAGGTACAACACCACCATATTTAATATTCAAGTACAACACATATAGATGTCGAAACATATCTATATGTTGGAACACATTACGAAAATGTGGATCGAAGACCATAATTGACCTCAACTTTAAGTTAGAAAGATCAAGTGAGGGGTACCTTTGTCCTTGACTATGAATGACATGTCGGATACATACAGAGGATATGGAGTGGCTTGTTGGATCATAAACGTCAAAGAAGTTTACCTCCAATGCCTTTTGTATCGCAAGATCATGGAGTAAATCATGAACCCTACATTCAGTAACTTTTTCCCAAAATGTATTAGCCACTTGAACCAAGCTTCGTCTTATCAGCTCATTCAAGAAGCTTTCAGCGACATCCTCCATTCTTTCTCCTCTGGGTATGAAACCCTCCGCCATCCACAACCATATTATGTTATCAGCCTCGACCACTTGATCTTCTGGAAAAATACCAAAGTAGAGAAAACATTGCTTGAGCGCAGTTGACAAATCATTGTAGCTTAATGATAGTATGTTAGAGATTTCAATAGATTTATCTTCTTTAATGTTCTTCCAAAGGTGATCTTTCACCTTTTGCCATTCGTTTAGCCCCTTTTTATGCGAAAGTAGTCCGCTCAATACAACAACTGCAAGAGGTAAGCCTCTACACTTTTCCACCATATCCTTAGCTAGACTTTCCATTTCTGGAACCATTGCTCGAATATCAAGTAGTTTCCTAAGAAAGAGATCCCAACTTTCTTGTTGACTTAGGAAACGAAGTTTATGAACAAAACCTCTGTCATCTGCTCTTTCAGCGACATCCTCTTTGCGCGTGGTAATAATAACTCTGCTGCCATTCTTGCCATCCGGGAATGCTCTTTTCAAACTCTCCCATGCTTCTCTCTGCCATACATCATCAACCACCACAAGGTATTTGCATTCTTTCAATAGATCACGAAGGTGAAATTCTAGATCTCCTTCTGTCATAGTTCCTAACAATTCTAGAGTTCCCTTGGTGCGACCTTGGATGGATTTTATGATAGTCTTAAGAAGATCCGTTGTGTTGTACTCTTGAGAAACACATATCCAAGCGCGTTTAGGGAAGCTAGAGACTATATTAGGACTTGTGTATAGGTTTCTTGCAAGAGTGGTCTTGCCTAATCCGCCCATGCCATAAATGGACACAACACTTCGACGAGGCTCTGGTCTGAGAAGTTGAGCTAGCAATGTTTGTACAACATCCTGAAAGCCAACAAAAATGTAATCCTGGTCATCCACATATGAAGTAGTTCTCCTCAATGTTCTAACCATGGCAGACTGGTTATTTGGTCCTTCTCCCGCGTTACTATTGATATTTGTAATACCATATGTCTCTCGTTTGCGAGCGATATCCATGATTTGTTTCTTGAGTGATTGAATCTCCTTGGTGACATTGTAtaatttcttctccttcttaCAGATGCAAGCACAAGCCTTGAGACGACTAACACGTTTACCAGCCTCAAAGGTGTAAGTCTCGAGTATAGCAACAGAGTCATTAGCAATAGAGTTGATCTCAAACACCCATTGTTGAATTCTTTGATCTCCACATTGCTTTAGTTCTGCATCTCTGAGGAAAGACTGCATGAAGAGAAGCTCGTTTCGCAGCCACTGTATATCCTCTCTCAGACTTGTAAGTAGGTTAATTTCCTGAATGAGGAAATCACCCAATTTTTTAACTGCAAATGACACAAACGCATCAGCCATATTTAGTTTTGATTGAAAATAAGAGGGGGCTAGCTGTATATTGGAATGAATATTCGAAAATGGGAGATGGAGATCATATACAGTCAAAAGCAATTGACATAAAAGTTTAGAACAAATAATGTGTTGAAAGGGTCCACTTATGACTTATGTGATGAcagtttagaagaaaaaaaattacgatTAGTGCAAATGAAAGTTCCCATtatcaaaaaggaaaagaaaatatattattaaatttccCACTAAAGCGAAaggtacctttttttttttggaatatcTTACTGCTCCTTGATTCTCGATATCTAATGGGGTATGATGATTGTGGTAATGGTTGTTAGTTGTGTTAAATATATAGTAACTCTGTAGTTTAAATCATTCTAATCtaacttttttatattagttttattcCACGCCTGTAGTTTgtctttcaaataattaatgacgATATATAAACGACAGAAAACAATACAATGTATGTATTTATCAAAGGaggaataggaaaaatatggaTTTAGAAAAGACTAAAATCCCCAGAGAGAAATGAAAACAAGGAATTTTAACAGGTTCCTATTTTCCACTATAATGGCATGTGTTCTCTCCTCCCTCTTGTTTTTATCTGTTCTCCATCATATGGGATTCTTTTTTCTGTTTGTCTAATCCCTTTTCAACCTACTCATATTCAATCCAACCCGCCCATTTTAAGTAGTCGTCGTACAAGGTTCACAAGAAAATTGACTCAGCTGCCTCTTTTTGTTGGATACTTATGAAAGTTGCATGGTCTCCTCTGATGGATTCTTTTCCCTTGCTTCTTGACCTTCAAGCTTCGATGAGTTAGCGATGGCTTCTGATATAGCCTTTGGTAGCCAAAATCCAGGTCTTTCGATAGAGGCTGCACGATCAAGTACCAATGGTTCACGCAATGTGATCTGAATGCCATCATATGTCCACAACGCTAAATCTGCTTCGCCTTTCAAACCTAGGGAGAACCATCCTAAGCCAGCAACTGCAACATCCATGCTCTTGACATCCCAGCTCGTTCCACATGCTTTTACTTCCCTCTTTTGCCATTGTCCCAACTCAGAAACTCGCTCCATGGAAATGGGAGGCTGAAGATCAACAATAAAAACAGAACAGTTAGCATAGTTCTGTGCTCTTTCCAATTGTTTTCCTTCACACTTGAGTAAATTGAAACCATCTTAGAGGCATCGATGGGTATGCAAATATTATATAGTGTCTAAAAATTTGAACGGTGAAACATAGGAGCAGAAGATGATGAAAAGGAGCACTAGAGAGCATTGAACAAACACAACTCGTTAGATATGCTCAACAATGCAAGTTTTTAAGCTTCCTGGAGCAAATTTTCCTTTGGATATTAAATTGGAAAACGTACTGTTTCAATACAATTTAGCAAAATTGTGCATTTTTCCCGAATACTGTATAGTCCGTTATGTTGCAGTATTTCATCCTTTCCCACCGTTTTCTGGATGTGGCTTTAGGAAGTAATGTAGTGCCCACTTGGACAGAAGAGATCATGCATATGAATAGACAGGTTACGAAAGCTCCATGGGGAACTCCCAATGCAGGAGAAAATAATTAGTATAGTCCCAGCCCTAATCAGTGTTATCAAAAGCGAAAAATGCAAAAAAGCTCTAATGCATAATAGAAAAGGGCGCAGATGACAACACTGACACACACATTAAGTGAGGTGAAGCGCTCAACATGTTTTGAGCCtttattctcaaaaaaaaaaaacatgctttGAGCCTTGCTTCAGGGCTTAAGCGTGCCTTTGACAACTCTGGCCCACAGATTAAGTGATTCACCTAGTTTTGGCTCTTTGGTCAACCAGCGGGCATCAGAACCTATAACTCAACCATAACTGAATAACTACTGTCCCCTATGTAAACTTTTGACTGAGACTTATTTCTAACATCCCCTCAAGCGAATGATGCATTAAGCCTCCTCATATGGCAAAGGTTTTTTCTTTTGCCTCTATAGATGCCCATAAAAAAAACGGTTGTAAGCAGATAGAAGCAAGCTTGGTGAGAGCTGCTTATTAGCTGCAAAGAAATGGATGAATATTATATAGAAGATGTCCATTAATAACATCTTAGGAAAATAGTCTTTCTTTGGTTCTTGGTCGATCAAGAGTAAAGGATTTGTTTACACATACGGCATTATGACATCTACTATCAGGCTAACTTGCATCTTGCAACATGTTCTTAGTTGTTAACTTGTTTTTGCATCTACGACTTCTCTTTAGCAAAGAATACTATCTCACCTTTCATTGTACTTCTCTCAAATTTATATACtgatcttcaacaaaaaacATACTGATGTAGTTCGAGTGGAATTGGCTATAAAGTAGGAAATACTATTGAATCAGAAATACTGCAAAAAATGGAGTATTACCTGCAATCTTACTCCAGCATGGTTGTTCTTGAGCTCATCGGCATTTTCCGTCTTCCCTAGATGAAGAGATACACTAGGCGATGCCCAGACAGTGACGTAGATTGTTTCAACTGAGGCTTGAACTAGATCCAGTCTAACTAAGCCCCCTATATGTACAGTCTGCCCATGCTGCAAGAAAATCGGGAAAAATACATATAGAGttgagaagtctttttaatCACAGGCAAAAAGTTTGATGCAGTCATATACATCTTTAACTgcaatataaaacaaaaaaaacagcTAAAGACGAGGGACGGATAAAAGGAGCTATCTGAATCCCAAACAATTTGATTAGGGGTCAAAGATTTAAGGTCATTCATCAAATTTCTCTCCATTTCGAAGTCCACAGCCTTCGCAGTGGCTTCATCAATATTACCTACCAAATAGAAGGCCTTAACCTATTTCTAGAGCAAAGAATCTATAGAACTTCATGTAGAAAGACTAAATATGTACAACTATTTCCGAAATTGGTATAtcggaaaagaaagaaaaagagtcgAGTTTCAAGTTAGAGACACCTACTCTCACAGGATTCTTCAAAGTAAAGTGAAGTAAGCTTCAGTTAAGAAGAAACTACAAACTACTCTTCATCTCCGGGTTATACTGGTGGTGGAATCAGATTCTTAAGTTTCACCCatttgtttcaagactcaagagGCAGTAAACTTAGAGTTAAGAAACATAGAATATATTAACCTTTTTGGCAAGTATCAAGCACAACTGCACAACAATGCTATTGGTAAAGGGAAGCCCAGTGCACTAAGCTCCCACTATACACGGGGTTCGGGGAAGAGACGGACCACAAGGACCTATTGTTTGCAGCCTTACCCTGCATTTTTGGCAAGTATCAAGCACAACAATGCTATAGTGAAGGGCAGCCCAGTGCTCTAAGTTCCCACTATACACAGGGTTCGGGGAAGGGACAGACCACAAGGACCTATTGTTTGCAGCCTTACCCTGCATTTTGCAAAGGCTGTTTCCACAACTCCTAGTCACATGTTAGCAACTTTATCAGTTATGTCAAAGCTCCCCTTCTATTGATGACACGTAACACAATACTGAACTGACACTTTTTACACAGGACGCTTTACTCTAGAGATATAAAACTCGGTAGACAAGTAAGAAATTCAGAAGAGGAGGAAAAGATGTTCTCCAGtggaaaaggaaaaacatattaATCAATTCTGTGCAGGCCAAAGAATGGAATTTCCAAAAGGCTTTCCTTTCTTTGACAGACCAGTTAAAATCTTTAAATATAACAATTACATAAACTGTGTGAGAACATGCATTATTCACCTGTGACGCACAAGCAAGTCCAGAAAACATACGAATAAGTAAACAggtaaatttaaatatatatgcaCCAGCGCTAAGTTTCCCATTTCTTAGATTGCAATTTCAAATCAAAGAAGGGTTCTCACGAGATTAACTGCAATACACTTGTACAGATATTTAAAAGTAATTACAAAGTTCAAAGTATTAATTTATGGTCACTAATAGTAAAGTTCAAATAAGTAGCCTATCAAAAAATAGATCATATTATGGGCTGTAAAACGAACGATAAAGTAAATAAGAGAGCTTGCCTTAATCCTATAAGTTCGAGGTTGTAGCTCCTTTCGTATCTCAATGATTTTCTGCTCCTCCCTGTTTAATCGCATGGACATAAGATATGGATGTAGGAGGCCCGGCGTGTCATACATCTTTGCCTTGGCTGACAAAATTCCTCCAATTCTCAGGATTCCCAGAGTAGTTCCAGGTACAGGAGCTTCTGTAAGCTTTGTAGCTTTAACTCCTCCTTTCTTAGCAAATGCATTTATTAATGTCGACTTCCCTGCATTTTGCGCCCCAATAACCCACACATTTCCTCGAGGACCAGCCAATTCTTTTATAAATGCCAGCAAATTTCTAATACCTAAATCTTTACGGGAACTTACCATGTAAACTCCACTCAGTTTAGGTGCTCCATTAGCTTTAGCACGGTGTCGAACCCATTTATCCAAACGTGCAGGGGAAATTTGAGAAGGGAGAAGGTCAACCTTGGTAGCCACAAGAACAAGCTTTGGCAACTTCTTACTTTGTTTCAAGCCATCTTGGCTTTGTTCTAGTGCCTTAAACAAAGATTTAGCAGCTCGCTTTGGAAAGGAACCATCAAAATCAACACAATCAACCACCATAACCACAATCGTCGCATCAGCTTTCCCAGTAGGTTTCATCAACCTACTCGTAATTAACTGGTCAAAATCAAAATCGGGTATCAAGTTTTCGGCCAGCTCATTCTTCACTTGTCCATAGTTCCTCAACGAATGACATCGAGCACAAACCGTGACCTCCTCTTTCTCTCCCTTAGCCGCTTCCCTTGCCATCCTTTTCCTCTCCGATTTCGACACCCTTTTCTTCTTTCCTTTCT includes:
- the LOC107017953 gene encoding disease resistance protein RPP13-like → MADAFVSFAVKKLGDFLIQEINLLTSLREDIQWLRNELLFMQSFLRDAELKQCGDQRIQQWVFEINSIANDSVAILETYTFEAGKRVSRLKACACICKKEKKLYNVTKEIQSLKKQIMDIARKRETYGITNINSNAGEGPNNQSAMVRTLRRTTSYVDDQDYIFVGFQDVVQTLLAQLLRPEPRRSVVSIYGMGGLGKTTLARNLYTSPNIVSSFPKRAWICVSQEYNTTDLLKTIIKSIQGRTKGTLELLGTMTEGDLEFHLRDLLKECKYLVVVDDVWQREAWESLKRAFPDGKNGSRVIITTRKEDVAERADDRGFVHKLRFLSQQESWDLFLRKLLDIRAMVPEMESLAKDMVEKCRGLPLAVVVLSGLLSHKKGLNEWQKVKDHLWKNIKEDKSIEISNILSLSYNDLSTALKQCFLYFGIFPEDQVVEADNIIWLWMAEGFIPRGERMEDVAESFLNELIRRSLVQVANTFWEKVTECRVHDLLHDLAIQKALEVNFFDVYDPTSHSISSVCIRHVIHSQGQRYPSLDLSNLKLRSIMVFDPHFRNVFQHIDMFRHLYVLYLNIKYGGVVPDSIGSLYHLKFLSLRGIDELPSSIGNLKNLQTLVVNEVDYTFQLPRKTADLINLRHLVAQYSEPLVHISKLTSLQVLKGVGCDQWKYVDPVDLVNVRELGMGYIKRSYSLNNISSLKNLSTLTLVCKNYDESFPSLEFVNSCQKLQKLWLEGRIDKLPNLFLSSITMMVLRFSVLKEDPMPILGMLPNLRNLDLFRAYEGKEIMCSDNSFSQLEFLILYDLENLETWHLGTSAIPLIKGLRIHDCPNLKEIPERMKNVELLKRNYTW
- the LOC107017954 gene encoding GTP-binding protein BRASSINAZOLE INSENSITIVE PALE GREEN 2, chloroplastic; translation: MALLLSTSTAAAAAAAVSSHLSLNSIFETKNFLVPHLQFTGFTQKPHKKICQQKVPFLVLSVIKGSQSRTKRRSDSSSSSVSRKDSNFKLLLSEGRDNDENYGCICSGCGIFMQDEDPNHPGYYKKKKVEESLEDFVDDEDVVVVAEGGDDEEEEFGDFIEGELEESGSEEMGSGSEDGFDDWDSEEWESGLEEDEGDLKELDGFLPAGVGYGNITEEVLEKGKKKRVSKSERKRMAREAAKGEKEEVTVCARCHSLRNYGQVKNELAENLIPDFDFDQLITSRLMKPTGKADATIVVMVVDCVDFDGSFPKRAAKSLFKALEQSQDGLKQSKKLPKLVLVATKVDLLPSQISPARLDKWVRHRAKANGAPKLSGVYMVSSRKDLGIRNLLAFIKELAGPRGNVWVIGAQNAGKSTLINAFAKKGGVKATKLTEAPVPGTTLGILRIGGILSAKAKMYDTPGLLHPYLMSMRLNREEQKIIEIRKELQPRTYRIKHGQTVHIGGLVRLDLVQASVETIYVTVWASPSVSLHLGKTENADELKNNHAGVRLQPPISMERVSELGQWQKREVKACGTSWDVKSMDVAVAGLGWFSLGLKGEADLALWTYDGIQITLREPLVLDRAASIERPGFWLPKAISEAIANSSKLEGQEAREKNPSEETMQLS